The Lujinxingia vulgaris genome includes a region encoding these proteins:
- a CDS encoding BREX system ATP-binding domain-containing protein yields MRPSEPNAVIEDALVARHILQRLGEGGQPPQHGVRRINVGNESYLKVLEHEYFDYHLRFGASFKLVQGYFGGGKTHFLYCVRELAWDRGFATAVVELSPNECPYDDSFKVYQAVVRRIGQRPRTALGSPSYGLPDLLRNLMDDRVDAALQTPSVPDVDAAREAVLQWLRTTVARAACESHSYRRAIVEFAAAFLEGRFEDEQRLEAWLTGESIPASELRELGVYEDIGKSNGFIMLRCLTQMIVGLELPGTVLLFDEVDRNLSVSVKRSQIIGDNLRQVIDLCGRHQLPNTLFMYAVPPEFMRNVVPDYPALYQRLKSPVPLSVRSPQAVLIDLERLDLEPAELLSTLGDKLVGVFESARDCAFDRTLQASNARALANACVYSYFEVNHRRLFVKTWVDFLHRQLVDGELELDANAATDLVLSGYDALAQTPAQDDFSDF; encoded by the coding sequence ATGAGACCTTCCGAACCCAACGCCGTCATCGAAGACGCCCTGGTAGCACGCCACATCCTGCAGCGCCTGGGCGAGGGTGGCCAGCCGCCGCAGCACGGCGTGCGCCGTATCAATGTGGGCAACGAGAGCTACCTTAAGGTGCTCGAGCACGAGTACTTCGACTACCACCTGCGCTTCGGCGCAAGCTTCAAGCTGGTGCAGGGGTACTTCGGCGGCGGAAAGACCCATTTTCTCTACTGCGTGCGCGAGCTGGCCTGGGATCGCGGCTTCGCCACCGCCGTGGTGGAGCTCTCGCCAAACGAGTGCCCCTACGACGATAGTTTTAAGGTCTACCAGGCCGTCGTGCGCCGCATCGGGCAGCGCCCGCGCACCGCGCTGGGCTCGCCAAGCTACGGGCTGCCCGATCTTCTGCGAAACCTGATGGACGATCGCGTCGACGCCGCGCTGCAGACCCCCTCGGTGCCCGACGTCGACGCCGCGCGCGAGGCCGTCTTGCAGTGGCTGCGCACCACCGTGGCGCGCGCCGCCTGTGAGAGCCACTCTTACCGCCGCGCCATTGTGGAGTTCGCCGCCGCCTTCCTCGAAGGGCGTTTTGAAGACGAGCAACGCCTGGAGGCCTGGCTCACCGGGGAGTCGATTCCGGCCAGCGAGCTGCGCGAGCTGGGGGTGTATGAGGACATCGGCAAGAGCAACGGCTTTATCATGCTGCGCTGCCTCACCCAGATGATCGTGGGGCTGGAGCTTCCCGGCACCGTGCTCCTCTTTGATGAGGTCGATCGCAACCTCTCGGTGAGCGTCAAACGCAGCCAGATCATCGGCGACAACCTCCGTCAGGTCATCGATCTCTGCGGCCGCCACCAGCTTCCCAACACCCTCTTTATGTACGCGGTGCCGCCGGAGTTTATGCGCAACGTCGTGCCGGATTACCCGGCGCTCTACCAGCGCTTAAAGAGCCCGGTGCCCCTGAGCGTGCGCAGCCCTCAGGCGGTGCTCATCGATCTGGAGCGCCTGGATCTGGAGCCAGCAGAGCTCCTCTCCACCCTGGGCGACAAGCTCGTCGGTGTGTTTGAGTCCGCACGCGACTGCGCCTTCGATCGCACGCTGCAGGCGTCCAACGCCCGCGCGCTCGCCAATGCCTGCGTCTACAGCTACTTCGAGGTCAACCACCGCCGCCTCTTCGTCAAAACCTGGGTCGACTTCCTTCACCGCCAGCTGGTCGACGGGGAGCTTGAGCTCGACGCCAACGCCGCCACCGATCTGGTGCTCTCGGGCTACGACGCGCTCGCCCAGACCCCGGCTCAGGACGACTTCTCCGACTTCTAA